acacccaaatggatactgtcattaacgcagttcttcaataattacacatcattcttaatactgtagctgtttagttagtcacatgttcaaatatcatcagctgatccaggaaatcattttctgaatgacagtcacatgacaaacatcacgacatgcaacaacaaccagcttcttcattcattactctggtaaagacaattatgccgtgctccacgttggatccaacatccctaacaaattgatgtttataatgttattgtctgcttgatttactgtcgggtctcgttagtctgtttggacacagagatacttagctcataatgtgtagagaactgttccttgatggataggttattgtacaacacacagagctattttcctatATTTGTAGTTTGGTGAAGttttgggtcctacagtaggactatgttgttgttatgggtcctacagttggtctatgttgttgttatgggtcctacagtaggtctatgttgttgttaggtgaagttatgggtcctacaataggtctatgttgttgttaggtgaagttatgggtcctacagtaggtctgttatagttatgggtcctacagtaggtctatgttattgttaggtaatgttatgggtcctacagtaggtctatgttgttgttatgggtcctacagtacacTATGTATGTCATGCAACAACAACGAAAGTGCTTCTTCGTTCATTACAGGTatatttgttgttaggtgaagttatgggccaatttggcaaacagtgtacaaacccacattgtcaggctgatggaaaagccaaagagcattttactggttgaagtgttttttaaatacaaagcggttgatttgcgatgatgacacaaacattatattaagcaggacattcaaacgagccttacaattataatccaaagtagtgtgaaagcACTCTTAAGCAACGTGGAAAtggaggttactcccctgagttttcccatattcacattcagaatactttgtgaaaaactaaaatctttgctcaccattttcgctccaggcagatatactacatacaattttattaaacacagaaaggggcctatattggagaccaaagtcgtctggcacactgcttggAGTTTCAActacatgaataacttatttctagtctacaatcatggatgttactactaatgtgaaaacaagacaatatATGACTgttcttgctcattttaagacaaatttcaaataatcattacattcattacagacgtcaattgttgtacaacatcatggctacgctgttggcatcactttttacagtggatttcccctgttgtgggcctttaaccatctgtctgactttgttgttcacacaggagagagacgggactaccgtgggtcctctggggagcctcaacaacctcatgatgctgacaaggcagagaagagtttctccacatcagaacacctcaagaaacaccagcagagatccacagggaagaaacctcactgctgctctgactgtgggaagagattcacctccttagcaggcattaaaattcatcagaaaatccacacagtagagaaaccttatagctgtcaatgtgggaagagttttactcattcaaccagcctgatatcacaccagagaacacacacaggagagaaaccgtatagctgtgatcaatgtgggaagagttttgttacatctggccatctgaagatacaccagagaacacacacgggggagaaaccgtatagctgtgatcaatgtgggaagagttttactacatctgcccaactgactctacaccagagaacacacacaggagagaaaccttatagctgtgatcaatgtgggaagagttttactcagctaaacaacctgatatcacaccagagaatacacacaggagagaagccttatagctgtgatcaatgtgggaagagttttgctgcatctagcactctgactctacaccagagaatacacacaggagagaaatcttatagctgtgttcaatgtgggaagagttttactcattcaaccagcctgatatcacaccagagaacacacacaggagagaaaccgtatagctgtgatcaatgtgggaagagttttgttacatctggccatctgaagatacaccagagaacacacacaggggagaaaccgtatagctgtgatcaatgtgggaagagttttgttacatctggccatctgaagatacaccagagaacacacacaggagagaaaccttatagttgtgatcaatgtgggaagagttttactacatctgcccAACTGACTCttcaccagagaatacacacaggagagaaatcttatagctgtgatcaatgtggaaagagttttggtcgatctggccagctgacatcacaccagagaatacacacaggagagaaatcttatagctgtggtcaatgtggaaagagttttggtcgatctgACCATCTGACAtcacacgagagaatacacacaggagagaaatcttatacctgtggtcaatgtgggaagagttttactacatctagcattctgactgtacaccagagaacacacacaggggagaaaccttatagctgtggtcaatgtgggaagagttttaatacatctggctctctgactgtacaccagagaacacatacaggagagaaacctcatagctgtgatcaatgtgggaagaggtacactgataaaagatctctgataaaacatcagaaaatacatggagttgtttcatgatatcaatgaattaatgtcacaatgtggaatgttttaacattgtagtaggagtattttaatcatgtcacaatgtagaagcctaaatatttgtcccctgttctattgatttcagcatgatacggatattagcctcaggaaaaatccaggctctgaattggaagagtagtatttatgtgatttaacaaaaagtgactaacacaaaaagagctgtgttacacttaccatgttgatgacccacttgaatcaaaatgcaacacttcaaaatgtagcgatctattttctacaaattgtcctctaatCAAGGATGTACACATACTCCCAGATtctgtgtggtttttgagctgttcgttttaacaggacgtgcaacctcatctcccttctGTCACACAATTAATTTTGacatgatatcgatgagtgatgacaaataagtgttgtgttcctttgtttagcgacccctaaatttaaatgcatcactccaaaatgtagctgactgttttctgcaggttgtcctctaaccagtgaggtaaaatatatctcccatttccatgtgttttttttagttgtgttagtttcaacagcaggtacaacctgatttcccccctaatcgatatcagtgatttattgctacttgtcaaaacaacagtgtttctggtgcttgtgcagtttataaggagcttgttttaaaaaatattattgtggcagatgtttgtgtatataccacatgttaggttttcaatttatcccaaactgtttctgcatattggttattgatttggacacgttaaaactgtgttttgacattggggcTATCCCACCTAGAAACTATGCAAccaaatatttcatatttacatttcATGTAGCATTTGGTAATGgtaattatttatgcaaccaactgacaattatattgacattgtgcTTTTAGAATAGCAGGTTtaattctcagatgtgccaacccaaatgtactagagcatgacattggggactgggccctgatccaacaacatgcctattgagtgaaccctgaaaagagagagaagctccacagtgaggtggaaagttactacgaaTATTGctggagtttcctcttgaaatcagacatgtctgtGGTGAGAACAacctggttgctgattgtctcaaggggggcagtcaaaatgttttgcgtttagccagtgtgttgccatggatcacaatttattttgactgtttttccgtattggagattagttttgtttgggctcgtttcAAGGGGACGAGAGTTTTAGGTTTCTCTGTGGGGaaaataaatattgtttttagttgttgttagacagacaccatgtttatattggtgatggtgaagcattgtagttgattctAATGTGacatggaagttgttttctgttggtggtgagcagtctcttaagcttttggtttttccatttatgtttttaggttggactttagcacgtatagctcgttagcacgtaggacccactgattggtgtcacctcgttagtcagtatgtgttacacctgtgctggcttgtccatctcgttagtgggaaggagtttcacctgagctggtccaggttctatttaagagtgtctggcccagtgctccagttgtgttgatagatgtggagagtcaacaccctTAGTTgatccacctttttggtttgcttcctgtctttaagtttggtgtgaattttttttattttgtttgcttcttcttgggcagatttagtgggtctcatggtggttgtcttttaggtcccagttgttgttactagtcaatttTCAGTGGACACCaccatagtgtctttcagagccCCTCCTAAAAAAACAAGCTGATATTTTGGGTTGGATGTTGCATCCaattaatattttaatcaatggcatttccttagaatgttcattagtctttcagttgt
This Salvelinus fontinalis isolate EN_2023a unplaced genomic scaffold, ASM2944872v1 scaffold_0586, whole genome shotgun sequence DNA region includes the following protein-coding sequences:
- the LOC129846555 gene encoding zinc finger protein 883-like, which gives rise to MSSLNYSLPAEEETVCWTEKEALIKEEEEEKDVTIQKQVEGEAVTWKEEEEDAFRVKEEEDVTVKDEEDSLFEVKAEEGENTVSSEEEEEETGYLGPISQTQFKASSGSKDELSHKMVLRNRAVITTGERRDYRGSSGEPQQPHDADKAEKSFSTSEHLKKHQQRSTGKKPHCCSDCGKRFTSLAGIKIHQKIHTVEKPYSCQCGKSFTHSTSLISHQRTHTGEKPYSCDQCGKSFVTSGHLKIHQRTHTGEKPYSCDQCGKSFTTSAQLTLHQRTHTGEKPYSCDQCGKSFTQLNNLISHQRIHTGEKPYSCDQCGKSFAASSTLTLHQRIHTGEKSYSCVQCGKSFTHSTSLISHQRTHTGEKPYSCDQCGKSFVTSGHLKIHQRTHTGEKPYSCDQCGKSFVTSGHLKIHQRTHTGEKPYSCDQCGKSFTTSAQLTLHQRIHTGEKSYSCDQCGKSFGRSGQLTSHQRIHTGEKSYSCGQCGKSFGRSDHLTSHERIHTGEKSYTCGQCGKSFTTSSILTVHQRTHTGEKPYSCGQCGKSFNTSGSLTVHQRTHTGEKPHSCDQCGKRYTDKRSLIKHQKIHGVVS